One window from the genome of Gadus morhua chromosome 16, gadMor3.0, whole genome shotgun sequence encodes:
- the mnta gene encoding max-binding protein MNT isoform X2, with amino-acid sequence MSIETLLEAAKFLELQAQQQQKAREENELKEKLRLEQLAEHRHSSLVYTSPVHHHHQHHHHDQHVHHVAKAEERRVAHRLPPQPPPITVIPVVTASHTCPPFPPPPLPASLSEPAAPHFPSPPRRDPYSPPQEGAGAPPPVSPQPRPDPSPSSLATASYQPPPSNQNHHHHHPLPPLTVQHAAAQPPPLQRYPGSIVTAPQQQPQQPLLPQPGPPQAPLPTSPNSRGSPPDDGRHLDNKKRPGGRAHLKECFEMLKKNIPNVDEKKTSNLSVLRSALRYIQTLKRKEKEFEHEMERLAREKIATQQRLDELKNELGQWMDVMEVDRVLRQTVQPEEDQASTSTASEGEDIDDPDQDGETARRMPTALPAVPRAVPPEQRKTPALTPVPPPPPIAATVATHPLLPQHISIQHKPPVHQTLALPKPTVLAASGIPGAAAIQALLPAQTQVVTSQPCLQPTVIAHAPASHASVIQAVNHVIQASGHKHMAHLAPSGPSGAVQLATGHRHHHQQQQQHHHHHHHHQQISHITVTPVAHLGPHLPTIYSQSVAVTQLNGGMPGQTAGGAAAAAVVSKQTGAQMVAHHPQLVGQAMLNPVTMVTMPSFPVRL; translated from the exons ATGAGCATCGAAACGCTTTTGGAAGCAGCCAAGTTTTTGGAATTGCAAGCACAGCAACAACAGAAAGCACGTG AGGAGAATGAGTTGAAGGAGAAGCTACGCCTGGAGCAGTTGGCGGAGCACCGGCACTCCAGCCTCGTCTACACCTCccccgtccaccaccaccaccaacaccaccaccacgaccaacACGTCCACCATGTGGCCAAAGCAGAGGAGCGCCGCGTGGCCCACCGgctgcccccccagcccccgcccATCACGGTCATCCCCGTGGTCACCGCCTCCCACACGTGTCCACCCTTTCCTCCGCCCCCGCTCCCCGCCAGCCTCTCCGAACCCGCCGCGCCGCACTTCCCCTCGCCCCCCAGGAGGGACCCCTACTCCCCCCCACAGGAGGGCGCCGGAGCCCCGCCTCCCGTCTCGCCGCAGCCCCGCCCCGACCCCTCCCCGTCATCGCTGGCGACCGCCAGCTACCAGCCCCCGCCCTCGAACCagaaccaccaccatcatcaccctcTCCCGCCGCTGACGGTCCAGCACGCCGCCGcccagccgccgccgctgcaGCGGTACCCGGGCTCCATCGTCACGgcgccgcagcagcagccgcagcagccctTACTGCCCCAGCCGGGGCCTCCGCAGGCCCCACTGCCCACCAGTCCCAACAGCCGGGGGAGCCCTCCTGACGACGGCCGACACCTGGACAACAAGAAGCGTCCTGGAGG ACGAGCACATTTGAAGGAGTGCTTTGAGATGTTGAAAAAGAACATCCCAAACGTGGACGAGAAGAAGACGTCCAACCTGAGTGTGCTGCGCAGTGCCTTGAGATACATCCAG aCGTTGAAGCGCAAGGAGAAGGAGTTTGAGCACGAGATGGAGCGTCTGGCGCGGGAGAAGATCGCCACGCAGCAGCGGCTGGACGAGCTGAAGAACGAGCTGGGCCAGTGGATGGACGTGATGGAGGTGGACCGGGTGCTGCGGCAGACGGTCCAGCCCGAGGAGGACCAGGCCTCCACATCCACGGCCTCAG AGGGGGAAGACATCGACGACCCGGACCAGGACGGAGAGACGGCTCGCCGGATGCCCACCGCCTTACCCGCCGTGCCTCGCGCCGTGCCACCGGAGCAGCGCAAGACCCCCGCTCTGACCCCCgtaccgccgccgccccccatcGCCGCCACCGTCGCTACCCACCCGCTCCTCCCCCAACACATCTCCATTCAGCACAAGCCCCCGGTGCACCAGACTCTGGCCCTGCCCAAGCCCACGGTGCTCGCGGCGTCCGGGATCCCCGGCGCCGCCGCCATCCAGGCCTTACTCCCCGCCCAGACCCAGGTGGTCACCTCCCAGCCCTGCCTGCAGCCCACCGTCATCGCCCACGCGCCCGCCTCCCACGCCTCGGTCATCCAGGCGGTGAACCACGTCATCCAGGCGTCGGGCCACAAGCACATGGCTCACCTGGCCCCGTCCGGCCCCTCGGGCGCCGTCCAGCTGGCCACtggacaccgtcaccaccaccagcagcagcagcagcaccaccaccaccaccaccaccaccagcagatCAGCCACATCACCGTGACCCCCGTGGCCCACCTGGGTCCCCACCTGCCCACCATCTACTCCCAGTCGGTGGCCGTCACCCAGCTGAACGGCGGCATGCCCGGCCAGACGGCGGGcggtgccgccgccgccgccgtcgtcaGCAAGCAGACGGGCGCCCAGATGGTGGCCCACCACCCGCAGCTGGTCGGCCAGGCCATGCTCAACCCTGTCACCATGGTGACCATGCCCTCCTTCCCGGTCCGACTCTAA
- the mnta gene encoding max-binding protein MNT isoform X1 produces MSIETLLEAAKFLELQAQQQQKAREENELKEKLRLEQLAEHRHSSLVYTSPVHHHHQHHHHDQHVHHVAKAEERRVAHRLPPQPPPITVIPVVTASHTCPPFPPPPLPASLSEPAAPHFPSPPRRDPYSPPQEGAGAPPPVSPQPRPDPSPSSLATASYQPPPSNQNHHHHHPLPPLTVQHAAAQPPPLQRYPGSIVTAPQQQPQQPLLPQPGPPQAPLPTSPNSRGSPPDDGRHLDNKKRPGGAGTRDVHNKLEKNRRAHLKECFEMLKKNIPNVDEKKTSNLSVLRSALRYIQTLKRKEKEFEHEMERLAREKIATQQRLDELKNELGQWMDVMEVDRVLRQTVQPEEDQASTSTASEGEDIDDPDQDGETARRMPTALPAVPRAVPPEQRKTPALTPVPPPPPIAATVATHPLLPQHISIQHKPPVHQTLALPKPTVLAASGIPGAAAIQALLPAQTQVVTSQPCLQPTVIAHAPASHASVIQAVNHVIQASGHKHMAHLAPSGPSGAVQLATGHRHHHQQQQQHHHHHHHHQQISHITVTPVAHLGPHLPTIYSQSVAVTQLNGGMPGQTAGGAAAAAVVSKQTGAQMVAHHPQLVGQAMLNPVTMVTMPSFPVRL; encoded by the exons ATGAGCATCGAAACGCTTTTGGAAGCAGCCAAGTTTTTGGAATTGCAAGCACAGCAACAACAGAAAGCACGTG AGGAGAATGAGTTGAAGGAGAAGCTACGCCTGGAGCAGTTGGCGGAGCACCGGCACTCCAGCCTCGTCTACACCTCccccgtccaccaccaccaccaacaccaccaccacgaccaacACGTCCACCATGTGGCCAAAGCAGAGGAGCGCCGCGTGGCCCACCGgctgcccccccagcccccgcccATCACGGTCATCCCCGTGGTCACCGCCTCCCACACGTGTCCACCCTTTCCTCCGCCCCCGCTCCCCGCCAGCCTCTCCGAACCCGCCGCGCCGCACTTCCCCTCGCCCCCCAGGAGGGACCCCTACTCCCCCCCACAGGAGGGCGCCGGAGCCCCGCCTCCCGTCTCGCCGCAGCCCCGCCCCGACCCCTCCCCGTCATCGCTGGCGACCGCCAGCTACCAGCCCCCGCCCTCGAACCagaaccaccaccatcatcaccctcTCCCGCCGCTGACGGTCCAGCACGCCGCCGcccagccgccgccgctgcaGCGGTACCCGGGCTCCATCGTCACGgcgccgcagcagcagccgcagcagccctTACTGCCCCAGCCGGGGCCTCCGCAGGCCCCACTGCCCACCAGTCCCAACAGCCGGGGGAGCCCTCCTGACGACGGCCGACACCTGGACAACAAGAAGCGTCCTGGAGG GGCAGGCACAAGAGACGTGCATAACAAGCTTGAGAAAAACAG ACGAGCACATTTGAAGGAGTGCTTTGAGATGTTGAAAAAGAACATCCCAAACGTGGACGAGAAGAAGACGTCCAACCTGAGTGTGCTGCGCAGTGCCTTGAGATACATCCAG aCGTTGAAGCGCAAGGAGAAGGAGTTTGAGCACGAGATGGAGCGTCTGGCGCGGGAGAAGATCGCCACGCAGCAGCGGCTGGACGAGCTGAAGAACGAGCTGGGCCAGTGGATGGACGTGATGGAGGTGGACCGGGTGCTGCGGCAGACGGTCCAGCCCGAGGAGGACCAGGCCTCCACATCCACGGCCTCAG AGGGGGAAGACATCGACGACCCGGACCAGGACGGAGAGACGGCTCGCCGGATGCCCACCGCCTTACCCGCCGTGCCTCGCGCCGTGCCACCGGAGCAGCGCAAGACCCCCGCTCTGACCCCCgtaccgccgccgccccccatcGCCGCCACCGTCGCTACCCACCCGCTCCTCCCCCAACACATCTCCATTCAGCACAAGCCCCCGGTGCACCAGACTCTGGCCCTGCCCAAGCCCACGGTGCTCGCGGCGTCCGGGATCCCCGGCGCCGCCGCCATCCAGGCCTTACTCCCCGCCCAGACCCAGGTGGTCACCTCCCAGCCCTGCCTGCAGCCCACCGTCATCGCCCACGCGCCCGCCTCCCACGCCTCGGTCATCCAGGCGGTGAACCACGTCATCCAGGCGTCGGGCCACAAGCACATGGCTCACCTGGCCCCGTCCGGCCCCTCGGGCGCCGTCCAGCTGGCCACtggacaccgtcaccaccaccagcagcagcagcagcaccaccaccaccaccaccaccaccagcagatCAGCCACATCACCGTGACCCCCGTGGCCCACCTGGGTCCCCACCTGCCCACCATCTACTCCCAGTCGGTGGCCGTCACCCAGCTGAACGGCGGCATGCCCGGCCAGACGGCGGGcggtgccgccgccgccgccgtcgtcaGCAAGCAGACGGGCGCCCAGATGGTGGCCCACCACCCGCAGCTGGTCGGCCAGGCCATGCTCAACCCTGTCACCATGGTGACCATGCCCTCCTTCCCGGTCCGACTCTAA